Below is a window of Corvus cornix cornix isolate S_Up_H32 chromosome 2, ASM73873v5, whole genome shotgun sequence DNA.
AGGATCTGGGAGATGTAAACCTGACACGACAGGATGGCGCAGTCAATGCCGAATCCCCGCTTTGAGttcccagggctgtggtgaATGTACTggaaaaagacaagaaacatGGTAGGAGGTAAAACAATGGATGAAAGCAAATACTTAAACACCAGAACTTTCTGCAAATTTCTCAGCCCCATGGTCAACTTTACATCATCCATGACACAACTCCAGAGCAACAGCCTCCTTATCTGCTCATCAACAACCTCCTCACCCTGCAGCACGAGGCAGGTATTGACTGGGTCACTTCTAGCCCAGATCAGCTCCAAGAGGAGGTTTTGTAAAAACAATTTTACATCGAACATTTGGTGTTACATGAAACATCATTTTTATGATTATAAAAAGGAATCCCCCTCCCTGGCGCAATGCAGGAACTTGTAACAAATGATCCTACTGTAATTTGCAATCCAAATGGAACAGTGGAATTACACTGTTGGGAAGTAATATCATCCTTGTTTCCAGCAGAACTGGTTTGTCTTATGCATCCccaaattacagctgcatttccagACTCACTTCAAAATCTAAGACTGTTAAAAATCTGAGTAACACTACCATATCACATCCAAGACAGAAGTAACAAACAGATATGTAGTAAATACTccaataataatttaatttctcttcatcTGCCATATGCACCCAGATCCTTTTATACCTCAGCATAGGGAGAAGCAGTCATGACCCCCTCTGAAGCAGTCATGACCCCAACTCAATGCCAAGACCGTCAGATTtcagcatcagctcctgctATTCACTATCCATTCAAGGTGTGGCACATATCCCAAAAAAACAGGTATCTTCAATAATGGGATTTAACAAATCCCTTTTGCCACTGTGTTCTTCGGAGAAACATGAATGCTCTGCCTTTATTCACATATATACTCCAAATACTCCACGTACCTGTTTAATCTCATGGTATTGTCCCAAAAGCGCATAGGGGCAGTAGGAGATGCTCATGGAGACTATTCCCATCGTGCTGATCATTATCATGGTGACATAAACGTTGGGGAACATGGCCATCACTGCAGTGCCAAGGGAAAAACCCAGGGTGCCCAGGATGTAGATCACTTTTATGCTAAGGTCGTAGTTGTCCAAGTATTTCTGCAACAAGGCTGCAGagataaagaataaaacaggaatcatagaattgtttgggttggaagggacctaaaagatcatccagttccaaccacctctgcatgggcagggacaccttccactagcccaaGCCCCATCCATCTTGGCcctgaaaacttccagggatggggcagccacagcttctctgggcaacctgtgccagtgcctcactatcctcacagggaagaattttttcctaatatccaatctaaacctacttttttcagtttgaagccatttcctcttaaATATCAGTTTACTCACTAAAGTTTTAGGGGACTGATGTGGCCGTGGCAGCTCTATCCCTGTTTAGGATGTGGATGTTCAGTGCATATTTGGGCTgtctgagcagcacagcccagaccTCACTAGGAACAAGATACATTCCTGCTTCAGAAAGAGCCTGTCCCCATGTCAGCTGTGTAGGCATGCCTGCAATGCGCtgcaaaaggcagaatttaAGTTTGGAAAAAACTCTCAATTTCAGGGTCTATTCCAAGCCCAAATTATCTGCAGAATGACTTtcagaaatacatatttataattttgatttaaaaacagTCTTTGCAAAAACTCTCTTGCATATGTTTAAATCTTCTACCAAGAATGATTTTAGTTTCCTGAAGGCTTGTTAAATGCCACTCAATATCCATTTTGTGCTTTATGCCACTTAACCATCTGCTCATATTTCCACCTCTACATTTGGAGGAACTTTTTAATATCGATTCTTAAAGAAGCCCTTCCCCTTATGATCACAtgaaatgcttttccaaaatattcttTACCCCAAACAAGGAGGTGGATGCCAACTGAAGTAACACTATTTCAGgagggccaggagttggacgatccttgtgggtcacttccaactcagaatattccgTGATTCTACTTTTACCTTAGAAATACATGCATGAGGTGCATTCCACTGTGTGATTGCACAGTCTCTTACCTGAACAAACGGCAGCAGTAGCAGCATAAATCACCAGCCCCCAGCATCCCATCTGAACCCCAGCATTGTAGGCGTGCAGCTCAGTTGAGTTCGAAGGAGCCTGCAACAGACACAAACACCAACACCACTTTGTTGTACTGAGAACATCTCAGAAATGAGGGACTCTGAGCAGGTCTGCCCATGGGAACTGCTCTCCTACCTTTGGATCGCCCTGGAAAATGACCTGTCCCATGAAATCTGTATAGAACACAGCTTCAGCAATGATGGAAAACCAAGTCAGGAGGTGGCAGACGCACaacctcagcagctccttgggcATCTTTAGCATCGACAACCACAAGAGTCTGACAGTGGTTTCGGTCTCGCCTTCTTCGCTCTCCGTGTCCCCGCTGGAGTTGGTGGTGCCGCTCTGGTTGCGGTGCCGGCAGCGCTGCCGCTGCCGTTTCTGCATATCGTAGATGTCGTTCATGCTGCGCGAGGACTTGATGAGGACGATGGCGTTGGCCCGGCGGAAGCGGTACCGGTGGGAGCCAATCTTGCCGTAGTACGAGAAGGTGTAGGACGGCTGCCGGTAGAACATGTGCCTCCGCCTCCGCATGGAGTTGGAAGTGCTGGACTGCTTCATGCCTATTCTGGCGTGTCCATTGAGGAACTCTTTTGGTAGGGAGCCGTTGATGTTTGGGACTTTATCTTCATTTAAACGATTATCAAGCaacatttcctcctccttctcatTTTCCCTAAGGAAAGCAGACAGGTGGTTGAGTTTGGACTTCATGATCTCCTGGCTCGTGTTGTGGGGAGTGTTTGGATATGAAGCATCCTGAAAAATGGAGGGCTCGATGTcatgcaggaaaagcagctctgattCAATTTCCAACGTGGCATCGGGCATGTGCAGAACTGAGTCACTCTTGCTTCTCACAATGTTCACCTCAAGGAACTCCATATTGAGGTCATGCTCCGACTGAACCTCATCATGGAACATGGAAGCTCCATACGGCTCTTCCTCACTAATTACATTCAGCCGATTCAGAGGGGGGAGACTGCCACTGAATTTGGCACTGGAAAGTGTTTCTCCTTCGTCATCGATCCTGTCCTGCTGAGGGTTATATTGCTCTTCTTCAATGCTAAAAAGGTGGAGAGCAACggagacagagaaaataatggctgcaaagaagaaaaggactTGCTCTTGAGATTTAAAAATGCTACCCAAGAAGGTCTGTGTCCAGTCCAGCCCTCCTAACATATAACCAATCGCTCCTCCAAGACCTGCGGAACAGAAAAAAGTGAGAAGTGAGTTCAGGAAAAATCAATTCAGCCACAACCTAGTCTTCAGGAAGACCGAACAGCTGCCGAGAACATCTCAGCTAACTCCATACCAGCTGAAAACGCATGGATGTTCAGGGCCATGTCTTGTTCTTCACTGTCCACCACATCCAACAAGTAGGCCCGAATTGGCCCTTCAGTTGCATCAGCACAGAAGTCCAACACCACAACCCCAAGCACTGTGAGAACTATCCCAATGGGCTGCTTGTCTGGGACATCACCAATAGCCAGACCTGGGGAGAAATGGGAGAGGAATCTGAGCACCTCattcaaaaagggaaaactcCCAGGAACAAGCTTAACACCTTAGGAGAGAGGCGGCCAACACGCTCACTGAAAACATTCCTTTTGGTGCAAAATGGCAATTTCAGCTCTTTGGCACAGTATCATGGAAGGTCTCGGACAAACATTATGTTTTACGTTTGTCAGACTGACATTtgtcaaaatgttattttataaaGCATCTCTGAAACCTCTGGGAGCACCGGATATTATTTCGTATTCCTCCCATGTATTCTCCTTCCGATGTGGAAGGCTGTTTTTATAAAAGACAGCCGtggtgggagaggggagaaTCCAAAATGACATATTTCATCTGTCGGATACATTCACAGGTAactgcactgctggcagcatTCCTGACGTGATACTTAACATGCAGTGGTTGCAGTACACCAGGATAAAGTGAAATTTAACCCTGTCATCTCTGTCTTTGCTTTCTTAAACATTCTTATTTTCTAGATAGCTTTTTATAAGCTAAATTTTTAAGGATGAAGCAACAAGGATGTATTTTGCATTGCAAAAAGCATCAGTCAGCTGCTGTTGACAGCACAGGATGAAACGCTTTTTGTCTACATAGTAGAAAGGCAGCATTAGCACAGAGGTGGATAATTTGTCATGAGATGAACCAGTGACAAAAGAACAAATTACTTGAATCACAGAGATTTAGAAGTTACACATGCGAGGCTGATAAAACCATTAGTGTAACTGATTAAAATGTCTATGGAAGGAGATGAACTGGCTAAGCCACCAAAAATCATCTAAATCTTAAGCGCTGATTCCTGCATATTGAATCCTCATTTATACCAAGCCCTTTGAAGACTAAAGAAGTTTATAAGTGTTCCACACTCAGCTGAACCCTACAGCAGAAAACACCAACAGTGCTTTAGAACTGCTGGAAACCTAAATAGGGCAGGAGAGAACATGAGTTGAGTAAGCTGTTCCCCTGGGACATGGTTGTATCACAATTGGGATTAGCCAACCTCTGTGTTCCTGGTTCCCCTCCCTATGACTCCTACTGCCAGAGGCCACGTTATGAAAGAGGGTCTGATACAGTTTTTGCAGCATCTCCTGTTCTCCCAAATTGCAATTAGGATTGCAAGTAAGTGGAGACTGACGATAGGAAAGcgaagaagaaaaatcaacaatattttgtgctgatttattttaaggCTTCAAAATAAGCCTATAAACTGAGCATGAGGTTTGCTTGCCAGTATCAATGGCTCCTGACCTAAACTACTGTATGGAACTGAGAGCTTCATATCGCTTAAAATCTTGTATGAGGGTTGTAGTCTAACATCCTGGAAACAACTGGAGGAAGAGGAATAAGTCTTGGAGACACAACAACTAAATACAATTGATGCCATAGGAAAGCAATTCAAATAAGTAGTGTAAGTTCAAAAAGCATAAgctaaatgtaatttttctgaatAGTTTGTCCACTACAGTTTGCAGAGAATTGAAACCAATCATAGGGCATTCCAGTCTGGCTTTAACAAGCTGAGCCAAGGTAACATTCCACTCATTTCCCTCAATTAGTAGACCTGTTTCACAATAGAGCTGCATCTAATCCTGAAAAAGAGAGCCAAGAGGATGTTATTAGGTGCTAAGTTCCTTTTGTTTGCATCAGTCCAACcattttgtaaacattttccCAAATGTACTTGCAGTCACCTCTCCTACAATAAATTTACAAAGAGATTGTAGATTAAATTCGTAGTAAACTATGTTTGAGGGAAACTATTTTTACCAGCTTTGATGGGGGctcaggaaaaattattttcccacaTAGTTTTTGATAAACAAATATTAACTGTGTTCTGGACTTTTTCAATACTGGGTCTaagaaaagcacaagaaaaagtgaaaagataatttttgaaataatgcTGGAAACAGGATGTGTTGCCAGATATGCATTAAAGGGAAAAGGGATCACAACAGGAAACATTTCCCTGTGAACAGGTTGCTACAATTTTCCCATGTCAAGGATCGACCAAATTCGTCTCAGCGTCTGCAAACATGCTGGCAACCATTGCATTAATAACATTGTTATTAATACCAGTTACAGCTACGATTGCACAACGCTCAGCACAGTGCTGTAACTTGTGACTTCAGATAATAACAAGCAAGATGGACAGAGCTCAAGGGCAGGGCTGTGAAGATTTCTAATGATTTTaacattaaatataaattaaaccAACTGCAGAGCATTATCTTTACATCCTACATTAAAATATCAAAGCAGGTACATTAGCAGGAGGTACATGTAGGGGATTTCCTTGTTATTTACCTATCACAGAGCCATTAAGGAAAAGTGCAACTCCAAAGAGAACACCAATGCAGAGAGCAAGGATGAAAGGCCGCCGGCGGCCCCAGCTCAGCGTGCAGCGGTCACTGGCTGAACCTATGAGTGGAGTGAAGATCAAGCCCAGGATAGGGCTGAGGAACCAAGTGAGGCTGTAGTATTGTTCAGGAAGACctaaaacaaagacaaaaatgatGGAAAGGTTATGTGGTACACACTGAACATTTCACTCTATACATTAAGTTTTGTTACAGCGTTGAAAATTGTAAATTCAGGGTAATTTACCTACAGTGAATTCTCTCCCAAATTAAGAACTCACTTAAGAATCTTTAGCAAtagttaaaaatacagcagagatTGTTTATCTTTCAAATACCTGGGCAATAAGAAGGTAACAATTGGAGTATTTCTGCTACTGAATCCTCTATCCATTTGTGGAATATAAACCCAAAGGTTTTAGGATGCTTGGAAGCTGCCTGGCTGTCATATATACAGACCCCCAGCTCAATAAAGTTTTTAAGATTCAAAATTGAACATTACAGTGgtgctgttttcatttaagaCCACCCCCATAAAAGAATTATTAAAGATTTAATGGACTGAGAGTGAAGGACAGAATTTGAATGTCTTATTAAATATCCCATTTCTAAGCACAAAATGTTTACGTACAAAAATGAACAACAGACAATAAAAACAACAATTAGCATTTATTCATCAACTTAGATAAATCTAAGGTTTGCTCATCCCCACtgtctttgctttctttaagaACAGAGGTGACTGTTCATGAGATTAGAtgggaaaatttaaaatttactaCATAGCACTTACTAGAAAACAACAACTTActagaaataataatttctggAGAAGAAAGAGCTCCCAAGCCCTGCTCTCCACATCCCCAGCACGGAGCAGTGGCCTGCAGATGGCAGactggccacagcagcagccaagccGGCTCCTTTGGGACCTGCCTCCTGCTCATTTATCAGCACAGGGCAGGTAACACTCAGACACGGTTCTTAGAAAACCGTTAAAAACATAACAATCTATTTCTTGCAGTCCAACTGATGCCAAGACAGAAAAACTCAGTGTCTTTATCCCAGGAAGGAAAACCATTTATTATCCAAACCCATACACGGTGAGTGCGAGCAGCATTTGACCTTTGCTGGTGAGATCAACCTGTACCTTGTGCTCCCTGTTCAGCACACTGAGGCATCCATTACCAAGCAGGATTATACCAATCCCTGCCCAAAATAGCCTCTGATGCAGATTTGGAAGTCTAATCTGCTGCTGTTTAAAGTAGCACCAAATCTTGACTAGCAACACTGACTTCTTCCATGAGACAGATCAGATTTTCCCAAGAGTGTTGCACACTCTGTGGTGATACAGAGATATATTATGGAAAATAAGCTATTTTTTGGCATTAAAAACCAATTTCATCATCAGGATTCAAAATCCAGGTCTGAGGCCGAGGTCTGTGTGATTTGACTCAACTTTGGCTAATGAACAAGCTAACAGTGACAGCTGCCTTGATGAGCCTAGAGTTATGGAAAGAGACCTGCCCCTTCTGAAACTTCCCAACCTATGTTTTCAGACCAAATACGCCATGAACCTCCTGCCACAGGGAATGGCACCATGGTTCAGCCACCCTTCCTTGTTACAGGCAGCTAGAGGCCTGTACTGAGGCCAGTACTCCACATCACTACTTACCATGGAACTGTTGACTCCTTCTGCACAGGATTTAGATCTTTAGGAAAGGGCTGTGTTTGTACAGGTGGGACTGTGTTCACATCATGATTCAAATCACTATCTATCTCTTACTTAACTTTTCCTACTGTTTGGTGATGTCTTGGCTGACATGGAAGTTTTAGCTGAGACGTAACTCTATGTGTTTGCATATCGGACCTAAAGCTCTTGTTCAAAAAGCCACAGGTCCCTCCAGATCCCATCCAGATTTGGACCATCCAGCTTCTCTTCATGAACACTGTCCTCATCAAATATGCAAGTTAGAAAGCCAGCAATTCAAGCAGAAGTGCAAGGAAAACTTCCATCTCCCTGTGGCTTAAACACTCCCTTTAACTTCACCAGGTTCAACAGCTTCCCAAGCACAAAAGCAGGTTCAGGCACCTCATATTTAACTGGCACCTCACCTGCTCCAGGATGCTGACACTTACCAGTGCCTGAGCAGGCTTAAAAATTAATCAGTGATGGGGAAGAGGAAACATTTGGTTCAAGGCAAGCAAAACTAAAGGCTGGGCATGATTCATTTAGGGtgaaagatttttctgcagGACATAGAAGACATGGCAATGTGTAAATACTCTTCCCATTTTGCCTGCACAGAGCCATCCTGGGAGCAGTGGTTAAGCACCCAAGGTTGCTACTGTGTGAGGCCAAGTCCCTGCAGAGTGTGTTTCAAACACAGTGAGAAGCTGCAGCTTAACCAAAGTCATGGATCTTTATTGCAGTGATCATCAACATCTGGAATAACTCGATGGCATTTCACTACACAAGGGCTGTGTGTTGAAAGCAGACACTTCTTTTCTGAATTATGTTGTGACTCGTGAATTATGAGCTGGGACATCTCAGTTGAGCTCATCCATCAGTAAACACTTGCGAGACGCTGGGAAGGTTTTGCAGTAAATCATACAGAGGCTTTAAATAAACACAGGGGTGAAGGCTGGCAAGAGCTCTGACATCAGCATAACAAGCCTCATCACATCTTATGTGAATAAACAATCAAATAGGCATATTTAAGTAAAATGGACACAATTAAGAGATTCTCTTTTAATATTCCAACATCCATTGAGACAAACAATTTGTTTTAATGGAGACTGTGAGCAGAAACAACAAGGAAACACTGGTATATCAGGGACAAGAAATAGGAGTGCAAATCAGGGACACCAGGGGTTGGCGCAGCTCACTGTCCCTCTGTCCTTGAGGCCACCACCTTTTCTCCAGTCTGCAATGACACTTCTCTGTGGTGTATACAGAtcttaaccaaaaaaaaaagttccaaaaccacagaaaccaTTTGAAACGATGATTTGAAATTACTTCTGCAGAGAACTAAAAATTGTTTACAAATATTTCTCCTTCAACTGTGAAACCTGCACTTTTCTAAACTGGACAGATAGgtattttttatgctttataGCCACAGCTAACTGTCATAAAAATgtcctaaaattattttaaaaattcagtactTGACTTCAAGTACTTTCAAGATCAACTTTGCATGTAATAACTCAAAATCAGATTAAGGTCTGGTTTGATTTTACAGGTCagtagaagaaaggaaaaaaggttttttaccCAACCTTAGATACATGACTGAAATGAATGAGTTTTATCTTTCCATGTGTGAGTCAGAGGAGAGAGACTGAAATGCTTTCttgggaagaatttatttttacttattgCAAAGGGTGATCTTCCTAACATCTAAGTATTATAAATAAAAGCCTAAATCTAAATATTTACAGTGAAAATGGCTTACTTTGCAGAAGACATGAATCTCAATGATTTCAGAACAGAGCCATGGATGTAGCTTTTATGGAAGGGTAAAAAGGACACTTGAAACCCCAAGAACATTATGTTTCAAGATTCTTCTTTAGAAAAAcaactttgatatttttttattgaactACTCATTAGCAGCCAAAATATCTATCTTTAGAAAAAGAGGCCACGATAAAAATCTGTACAAGAATTAATAGCCCCATgccaagaaaaatggaagaatttcTAAAAAGCTCTGAGTGCTCCCCCAAGTAAACAGGAAAGGGATAACTTTCAA
It encodes the following:
- the SLC45A4 gene encoding solute carrier family 45 member 4, coding for MVMKMAPQNADSESMQVQDLPVAQLQKPENKENESREETISEGSIDRIPIRLWVMHGAVMFGREFCYAMETALVTPVLLQIGLPEQYYSLTWFLSPILGLIFTPLIGSASDRCTLSWGRRRPFILALCIGVLFGVALFLNGSVIGLAIGDVPDKQPIGIVLTVLGVVVLDFCADATEGPIRAYLLDVVDSEEQDMALNIHAFSAGLGGAIGYMLGGLDWTQTFLGSIFKSQEQVLFFFAAIIFSVSVALHLFSIEEEQYNPQQDRIDDEGETLSSAKFSGSLPPLNRLNVISEEEPYGASMFHDEVQSEHDLNMEFLEVNIVRSKSDSVLHMPDATLEIESELLFLHDIEPSIFQDASYPNTPHNTSQEIMKSKLNHLSAFLRENEKEEEMLLDNRLNEDKVPNINGSLPKEFLNGHARIGMKQSSTSNSMRRRRHMFYRQPSYTFSYYGKIGSHRYRFRRANAIVLIKSSRSMNDIYDMQKRQRQRCRHRNQSGTTNSSGDTESEEGETETTVRLLWLSMLKMPKELLRLCVCHLLTWFSIIAEAVFYTDFMGQVIFQGDPKAPSNSTELHAYNAGVQMGCWGLVIYAATAAVCSALLQKYLDNYDLSIKVIYILGTLGFSLGTAVMAMFPNVYVTMIMISTMGIVSMSISYCPYALLGQYHEIKQYIHHSPGNSKRGFGIDCAILSCQVYISQILVASALGGVVDAVGTVRVIPMVASVGSFLGFLTATFLVIYPEVNEEPKEEQKGLGPPETAEGKGTGTEKPTVLKLTRKGAAATEPEGESAV